The DNA window ATTGTGCTGCAATGTCCATCAGTCTTCTCCGCGAACCATGGTGAAGAAATCCACCTTCGTTGCCGCCGTCTCGGCCCGGCGTTTTTCATGCGCCGTGGTCAAAGCCGACCGCAGAGGCGCTATCAGATTGGTCTCGACCTCATTGCGGCGGGCAGGGTCCTGCCAAAGGGCGTCGGCGATGGCCGCCAGCTTCGCCTTCTGTTTGTCGCGGCCAAGCGCATAGCAATGGCCGACCTGTCCGGAGGGCAGCCGGACCGTGGCGCGGGTGACGGTCGCCTCGCCGACATTGAAGGGCGCGCCGCCACCGCCGATGCGGCCGCGCAGGGTGACGAGACCGGTCTCGGGGCCACGCAGCAGTTCGGCGTCCGAAGGCAGCCCGGCCTCGGTCCAGAGCCGCACGATGTCGTCGCCGCTGGATTGCGCCAGTGTTGCCATGGCGGCCTTGCGCTCGGCCTGGTCGCGGGCTTCCTGTCCTCGCATGAGCAATAGTCCTTGTGGCTAAATTTGTCTATTGATATAGACAACTATACAAATTATACCTACTATCTAGCGCGAGTCCATGACGGGTGGATGACAGGGCTAAAAGGTTGGGGGCAATCAATGGTCGGGCGGCTGACAGCGGACAGCATCGAGCGGCGCAGCGGCGTTTCGCTTTGGCGGCAGATCGCCGACAAGATCCTGCATGCGATCGCCATCGGCGATTTCACGGAGAATGCCGCGCTGCCGCCGGAGGTGGCACTGGCTGAGCGCTATGGTGTCAATCGCCACACGGTGCGCAGCGCCATATCGGCGCTTGTGCAGGAAGGCGTGCTGCGGGCCGAGCAGGGGCGCGGGACCTTCGTGTTGTCGCGCAAGCGGCTGTCCTATCCGATTGGCGCGCGCACACGGTTTTCGACAGGGTTGCAAGGGCAGACGACGGAAAGGCACATCGTCCTGCTCGCCTCGTCGGTTGAGCCGGCCAGCCAGCGCGTCGCCGAGGGGCTGGGTCTTCTCAAGGGAGCCGATGTGATCCGGCTGGAAACGCGCGGCGAAGCCGATGGACGAGCGGTGTCGCGCGCTGCCGGCTGGTTCGATGCCAGGCGCTTTGCCGGCATCGATGCGGCGATGGCGGAGACCGGCTCGATCACCGCGTCGCTGGCCCGTTTCGGCATCGACGATTATCTCAGGCAATCGACCGTGCTGTCGGCGCGCCATGCCGATGCCGCGGACCTTGCCGATCTCGACCTGCAGCCAGGCGCCATCGTGTTGGTCACGGTCGCCGTCAACGTCACGCCGGACGGCCAGCCGATCCAGTTTTCGGAGTCGCGCTTTCCGGCCGAACGGGTGGAACTGAAGCTTTCGGCGCTGTAGGGAGTGCCGGCCCAGCTCGGCCGCGCTCATTTGTCAGCGGCGGCGCGATTGATGAGCGGCTTCCCCCAATCCGTCGCTGCTTCGCAGCGCCACCTTTCCCCTCCGGAGGGAAAGGAAGGGAGCTTTGCTGGACGAGCGTTGACGGCAAAAAGCTTGGCACCTTTCCTCTACCCGGTCGATCGGGGGAGAGGTGGCTCGGCGAAGCCGAGACGGAGTGGGGGTCGACTTGCGCGAGGCGTCGTCAATTCGGGCCGGGTTCACCGTCTGCGATGTTATGACCCCACCTCGATCACAGCCTTTATCAGGCCGGACTTCTCATGCGCCCATCTGGCGAGATCGGTCGGCGTATCGGCAAGCGATGTGCGGTGGGTGACGAGCTTGGCCAGCGGCACGGCGCCGTTGCGGATCGAGGCGGCGACGTGATCGAAGTCGGCGCGCAGTGCGTTGCGGCTGCCGATCAGCGTCATCTCGCGTTTGTGGAATTCCGGATCGGAAAAGCTGATGTCGTCCTTGACGACGGAGACCAGCACCAGTGTCCCGCCATGCGCGACATGGGCGAAGGCCGACTGCACCGACTGGGTGTTGCCGGTGGCGTCGAAGACCACATCGAAGCCTTCGCCTGATGTCGCCTCCCTGACCAGATCGGACACCGCGCCATGCGAGCCGTCGAGGGTCTGGAAACCAAGCTCGCCTGCAGCGAAGTCCAGCCTTTCGCTGCTCATGTCGAGCAGCGTCACGTCGAGCCCGGCGATGCGGGCGAAGATGGCGGTGCCGAGCCCGATCGGGCCAGCGCCGATGACCAGCGTGCGGGCGCCGGGATCGGCGCGTGCGCGCCGCACGGCATGCGCGCCAATCGCCAGGAACTCAACGGCGGCGGCGTCGGCTAGCGACAGGCCGTTTGCCGGGTAGAGATTTTGTCCCGGCACCAGGATGCGTTCGCACATGGCGCCGTCGCGGTGCACGCCGAGCACCTCGATCCTGACGCAGCAATTCGGCTTGCCGTGCCGGCAAGCGATGCACTTGCCGCAGGAAAGATAGGGGTTGATGACGACGGGCTCGCCAACGGCAAGATCGACGCCTTCGCCGGTCTCGACGATCGTGCCCGATACTTCATGGCCCATGATGCGGGGATAGGCGAGGAATGGGTGCTTGCCCTCGAAGATGTGGTAGTCGGTGCCGCAGATGCCGACATGGCTGACCGCCACCAGCGCCCAGCCGGGAGGCGGTGAGTCCGGTGCGGGACGGTCTTCCAGGACAAGGTCGCCGGGTGAGCGGCAGACGACGGCTTTCATGCTTCCATCCAGTCTGTAGTGAAATCGCCAGCCCGGCGTCATGTCGGCCGGCGATTGATTGGGTTGGCTCACTTGCCGCGGCGGCGCAGCCCGTCGAAATAGACGATGATGATGATCAGCGCGCCGGTGATGATGCGCTGCCAGAACGAGTTGACGTTGAGCAGGTTGGCGCCGTTGTTGATGGTGGCCAGGATGAAGGCGCCAAGCAATGGTCCGTGCACCGAGCCGACGGCGCCGAACAGCGAGGTGCCGCCGATGACCGACGAGGCGATCGCCTGCAATTCCCAGCCCTCGGCCTGGGTCGGATTGCCGATGCCGATGCGGGCGGCCAGCAATACGCCGACGAAGGCCGCGCAGAGGCCCGACAGCGTGTAGGCCATGTAGATGGTGCGCTGGACATTGACGCCGGACAGGCGCGAGGC is part of the Mesorhizobium loti genome and encodes:
- the phnG gene encoding phosphonate C-P lyase system protein PhnG, which encodes MRGQEARDQAERKAAMATLAQSSGDDIVRLWTEAGLPSDAELLRGPETGLVTLRGRIGGGGAPFNVGEATVTRATVRLPSGQVGHCYALGRDKQKAKLAAIADALWQDPARRNEVETNLIAPLRSALTTAHEKRRAETAATKVDFFTMVRGED
- a CDS encoding zinc-binding alcohol dehydrogenase family protein, with the protein product MKAVVCRSPGDLVLEDRPAPDSPPPGWALVAVSHVGICGTDYHIFEGKHPFLAYPRIMGHEVSGTIVETGEGVDLAVGEPVVINPYLSCGKCIACRHGKPNCCVRIEVLGVHRDGAMCERILVPGQNLYPANGLSLADAAAVEFLAIGAHAVRRARADPGARTLVIGAGPIGLGTAIFARIAGLDVTLLDMSSERLDFAAGELGFQTLDGSHGAVSDLVREATSGEGFDVVFDATGNTQSVQSAFAHVAHGGTLVLVSVVKDDISFSDPEFHKREMTLIGSRNALRADFDHVAASIRNGAVPLAKLVTHRTSLADTPTDLARWAHEKSGLIKAVIEVGS
- the phnF gene encoding phosphonate metabolism transcriptional regulator PhnF, coding for MVGRLTADSIERRSGVSLWRQIADKILHAIAIGDFTENAALPPEVALAERYGVNRHTVRSAISALVQEGVLRAEQGRGTFVLSRKRLSYPIGARTRFSTGLQGQTTERHIVLLASSVEPASQRVAEGLGLLKGADVIRLETRGEADGRAVSRAAGWFDARRFAGIDAAMAETGSITASLARFGIDDYLRQSTVLSARHADAADLADLDLQPGAIVLVTVAVNVTPDGQPIQFSESRFPAERVELKLSAL